From the genome of Candidatus Tectomicrobia bacterium, one region includes:
- a CDS encoding HAD family phosphatase, producing the protein MAELAAIIFDFDGTIADSEPLHLAAFQRTLSEELGLGLTEAQYKERYLAYDDRQMLEVFLRDRGKAVPPEEFERLVDVKADHYERLAGTPPLLPGAAEMIRNASARWPLAIASGALNHEVRLVLEREGLLNCFSAIVTAELVSRGKPHPEAFVAALDELNRVRAGERIAPAACLVAEDSLAGIAAARSAGMRVLAVATSFERERLGDADRVVGSLEEASDPEALAAWFASLPPSAR; encoded by the coding sequence ATGGCCGAACTGGCCGCCATCATCTTCGACTTCGATGGCACCATCGCGGACAGTGAGCCGCTCCACCTGGCCGCCTTCCAGCGCACCCTCTCGGAGGAACTGGGGCTGGGGCTGACGGAAGCCCAGTACAAGGAGCGCTACCTGGCCTACGACGACCGCCAGATGCTCGAGGTCTTCCTGCGCGACCGGGGAAAAGCCGTCCCGCCCGAGGAATTCGAGCGCCTGGTGGACGTGAAGGCGGACCACTACGAGCGGCTGGCCGGCACGCCCCCGCTCCTGCCGGGGGCGGCGGAAATGATCCGCAACGCCTCGGCCCGCTGGCCTCTCGCCATCGCCAGCGGGGCGCTGAACCACGAGGTGCGCCTGGTGCTGGAGCGCGAGGGGCTGCTGAACTGCTTCTCGGCCATCGTGACGGCGGAACTGGTTTCCCGGGGCAAGCCCCATCCGGAGGCCTTCGTGGCCGCCCTGGACGAGCTGAACCGGGTGAGGGCCGGAGAGAGGATCGCTCCCGCCGCCTGCCTGGTGGCGGAGGACTCCCTCGCCGGCATCGCCGCCGCCCGCTCGGCCGGGATGCGCGTGCTGGCGGTGGCCACGAGCTTCGAGCGCGAGAGGCTGGGAGACGCGGACCGCGTCGTGGGTTCCCTGGAGGAGGCGTCGGACCCGGAGGCGCTGGCCGCCTGGTTCGCCTCCCTGCCCCCCAGTGCCCGGTAG
- a CDS encoding ABC transporter permease has protein sequence MFAFIVRSVFFKAVTLLIISVVSFLIVHLAPGEPSQIDPLNPRFRKEDIARYREAFDLDKPLHQQYFLLYKKLFTGELKSFKDNQSVLGKIWTRFLNSLPLFILGTILTWCLAFPMGVGAALRRRGLFDQSTTLLSYLLISLPGFFLAYLLIIGTVNWLEVPVLGIHTFGQGDAPLIYQVNDRMWHLILPSLLGATGGIAVLSRYVRGQMIEVLDSDYVRTALAKGLPTDTVFYVHALRNAALPFITMFGLLLPGLIGGSVIIEAIFAWPGMGRMGYEAILSRDFPIIISLNFISAVLVVIGTLVSDILYVIVDPRIRL, from the coding sequence GTGTTCGCCTTCATCGTCCGCTCGGTGTTCTTCAAGGCGGTCACCCTCCTCATCATCTCGGTGGTGAGCTTCCTCATCGTCCATCTCGCCCCGGGGGAGCCCAGCCAGATCGACCCCCTCAACCCCCGCTTCCGGAAGGAGGACATCGCCCGCTACCGCGAGGCCTTCGACCTGGACAAGCCCCTCCACCAGCAGTACTTCCTCCTCTACAAGAAGCTCTTCACCGGCGAGCTCAAGAGCTTCAAGGACAACCAGTCGGTCCTCGGCAAGATCTGGACGCGCTTCCTGAACAGCCTGCCCCTCTTCATCCTGGGCACCATCCTCACCTGGTGCCTCGCCTTCCCGATGGGGGTCGGCGCCGCGCTGCGCCGGAGGGGACTGTTCGACCAAAGCACCACCCTGCTGAGCTATCTCCTCATCTCGCTGCCCGGCTTCTTCCTGGCCTACCTCCTGATCATCGGCACGGTGAACTGGCTGGAGGTGCCGGTGCTCGGCATCCACACCTTCGGTCAGGGCGACGCACCCCTGATTTACCAGGTGAACGACCGCATGTGGCACCTCATCCTCCCGAGCCTCCTGGGGGCGACGGGAGGCATCGCCGTCCTCTCCCGCTACGTGCGGGGGCAGATGATCGAGGTCCTCGACTCCGACTACGTCCGCACCGCCCTCGCCAAGGGCCTTCCGACGGACACGGTCTTCTACGTCCACGCCCTCCGGAACGCCGCCCTGCCCTTCATCACCATGTTCGGCCTCCTGCTCCCGGGCCTCATCGGCGGCTCCGTCATCATCGAGGCCATCTTCGCCTGGCCGGGCATGGGCCGCATGGGCTACGAGGCCATCCTCTCGCGCGATTTCCCGATCATCATCAGCCTGAACTTCATCTCGGCGGTGCTGGTCGTCATCGGCACCCTCGTCTCCGACATCCTCTACGTCATCGTCGACCCGAGGATCCGGCTGTGA
- a CDS encoding phosphoglycerate kinase, whose product MGNITSAIENGASKLTVEDVEVAGKRVLLRVDFNVPLDDQGNITDDTRIRAVLPTINYLLDEGAKVLIASHLGRPKSKPDPRYSLAPAAKRLSRLLEKDCPLAPDCVGPETRASVDQMKPGSVLVLENLRFHEGEERNADDFARELASLAEVYISDAFGNAHRNHASMSAVTKFLQPAAAGYLMMKEVNYLSRAVNNPMRPVVAILGGAKASSKLTIIERLLTKMDKIIIGGGMAGTFQKAMGYEMGNSLVEDNLLDTARAVMQKARELGVRFYLPCDYVVADKFEASAETKVVPAQEVPKDWYALDIGPASTTLFAEALQGAKTIIWNGPMGVFEVDAFSRGTYALVSHVANSYALTIVGGGDTDVAVHAAGESRRISYISTGGGAFLELLEGKELPGLASLTDKH is encoded by the coding sequence TCAACGTGCCCCTGGACGACCAGGGCAACATCACCGACGACACCCGCATCCGCGCCGTCCTCCCCACGATCAACTACCTGCTGGACGAGGGGGCGAAGGTGCTCATCGCCTCCCACCTGGGGCGGCCCAAGAGCAAGCCCGACCCGAGGTATTCCCTCGCGCCGGCCGCCAAGCGCCTCAGCCGCCTGCTGGAGAAGGACTGCCCACTGGCGCCGGACTGCGTCGGCCCCGAGACGCGGGCCTCCGTGGACCAGATGAAGCCGGGGAGCGTCCTCGTCCTCGAGAACCTGCGCTTCCACGAGGGCGAGGAGCGGAACGCCGACGACTTCGCCCGGGAGCTCGCCTCCCTCGCCGAGGTGTACATCAGCGACGCCTTCGGCAACGCCCACCGCAACCATGCCTCCATGTCGGCCGTCACCAAGTTCCTCCAGCCCGCCGCCGCCGGCTACCTGATGATGAAGGAGGTCAACTACCTCAGCCGGGCGGTGAACAACCCCATGCGGCCGGTGGTGGCCATCCTGGGCGGCGCGAAGGCCAGCTCCAAGCTCACCATCATCGAGCGCCTCCTCACGAAGATGGACAAGATCATCATCGGCGGCGGCATGGCCGGCACCTTCCAGAAGGCCATGGGCTACGAGATGGGCAACAGCCTCGTCGAGGACAACCTCCTCGACACCGCCCGGGCCGTGATGCAGAAGGCCCGGGAGCTGGGGGTGCGCTTCTACCTCCCCTGCGACTACGTGGTGGCGGACAAGTTCGAGGCCTCGGCCGAGACCAAGGTGGTCCCGGCCCAGGAGGTCCCCAAGGACTGGTACGCCCTGGACATCGGCCCGGCGAGCACCACCCTCTTCGCCGAGGCCCTCCAGGGCGCCAAGACCATCATCTGGAACGGCCCGATGGGCGTCTTCGAGGTGGACGCCTTCAGCCGCGGCACCTACGCCCTGGTGAGCCACGTGGCGAACTCCTACGCCCTCACCATCGTGGGCGGCGGGGACACGGACGTGGCCGTGCACGCGGCGGGCGAGTCGCGGCGCATCTCCTACATCAGCACGGGGGGCGGCGCCTTCCTCGAGCTCCTCGAGGGCAAGGAACTGCCGGGCCTCGCCTCGCTCACGGACAAGCACTAG
- the secG gene encoding preprotein translocase subunit SecG: MTILLTIVHVAVALSLVLIVLLQAGKGAGIGAAFGGSSQTIFGSRGPTSFLGKLTAGAAILFMVTSLLLTYIGSRSTGTSIVPAAPVRPAGQAPSRPAPAQPQQPPSGSPAPAKPGP, from the coding sequence ATGACCATCCTGCTGACCATCGTCCACGTCGCCGTCGCCCTGTCGCTCGTCCTCATCGTGCTCCTCCAGGCCGGCAAGGGCGCCGGCATCGGCGCGGCCTTCGGGGGCTCCAGCCAGACGATCTTCGGCTCCCGGGGGCCCACCAGCTTCCTCGGCAAGCTGACCGCCGGAGCCGCCATCCTCTTCATGGTGACGTCCCTGCTGCTGACCTACATCGGCTCGCGCTCGACCGGGACCTCCATCGTCCCCGCCGCCCCCGTCCGCCCGGCCGGCCAGGCCCCGTCGCGGCCGGCGCCGGCCCAGCCGCAGCAGCCGCCTTCCGGGAGCCCGGCGCCCGCCAAGCCGGGGCCGTAG
- a CDS encoding ABC transporter permease — MLMLAGFGGKLGDRARDELSATALLGGLLGLAAGYAAALAGGAGSGAARWGIALGAAALGAWGASLFRLDRLIRRWRLPRVDIVFTMLVDVQLSFPTFFLILTVIALLPPSIWNIMVVIGLTGWVGPARFVRAEILSLRERPFMEAATALGGNDARLIFLHLVPNSLAPVLVSATIGIAGAILVEASLSFLGFGVPPPHATWGNILSDGKKYLFDAPWLTYIPGLAILLVVLAFNLFGEGLRDALNPRAKPS, encoded by the coding sequence ATGCTCATGCTCGCGGGCTTCGGAGGGAAGCTGGGCGACCGCGCGCGGGACGAGCTCTCCGCGACAGCCCTCCTGGGAGGGCTCCTGGGGCTGGCGGCCGGCTACGCGGCGGCCCTCGCCGGAGGCGCCGGCTCGGGCGCGGCGCGCTGGGGAATTGCGCTGGGGGCGGCCGCCCTGGGCGCCTGGGGAGCTTCCCTTTTCCGGCTGGACCGGCTCATCCGGCGCTGGCGCCTGCCCCGGGTGGACATCGTTTTCACCATGCTGGTGGACGTGCAGCTCTCCTTCCCCACCTTCTTCCTGATCCTCACCGTCATCGCCCTGCTGCCGCCGAGCATCTGGAACATCATGGTCGTGATCGGCCTCACCGGCTGGGTGGGGCCCGCCCGCTTCGTGAGGGCCGAGATTCTCTCCCTTCGCGAGCGGCCGTTCATGGAGGCGGCCACCGCCCTCGGCGGGAACGACGCGAGGCTCATCTTCCTCCACCTCGTGCCCAATTCGCTGGCCCCGGTGCTGGTTTCGGCCACCATCGGGATCGCCGGCGCCATCCTGGTCGAGGCGAGCCTGAGTTTCCTCGGGTTCGGCGTCCCGCCCCCCCACGCCACCTGGGGCAACATTCTCTCGGACGGGAAAAAATACCTTTTCGACGCCCCCTGGCTGACCTACATCCCGGGCCTGGCCATCCTCCTCGTCGTGCTGGCCTTCAACCTCTTTGGCGAAGGGCTGCGCGACGCCCTGAACCCGCGGGCGAAGCCCTCCTAG
- a CDS encoding SDR family oxidoreductase: MATLDKFRLDGRTALVTGAGSGLGRAMALALAEAGADVAAVGRRKALVEEVAQEIRKRGRKALAAGADVSKAAEVKAAVERAEEALGPIDVLVNAAGVINFEPTLELSEDAWRAVIDVNLTGAFIVSRAVGAGMVVRGRGSIIHVATFLGERGHRAARAAYNASKAGVAGLARALSVEWGPYGVRVNCISPGAHRTPMSAQALSNPETERRLREKTVLGRVGEAEDIMGLCVFLASDASSYLTGVNIYEDGGGWI, translated from the coding sequence ATGGCGACCCTCGACAAGTTCCGGCTGGACGGGAGGACAGCCCTCGTGACGGGCGCGGGCAGCGGCCTGGGGCGGGCGATGGCGCTCGCGCTGGCCGAGGCGGGGGCCGACGTGGCGGCCGTGGGGCGGAGGAAAGCCCTGGTCGAGGAAGTGGCCCAGGAAATCCGGAAGCGGGGCCGCAAGGCGCTCGCGGCCGGGGCGGACGTCTCCAAGGCGGCCGAGGTGAAGGCCGCCGTGGAGCGGGCGGAGGAGGCGCTCGGGCCGATCGACGTCCTGGTGAACGCGGCGGGCGTCATCAACTTCGAGCCCACCCTCGAGCTCTCGGAGGACGCCTGGCGCGCCGTGATCGACGTGAACCTGACCGGCGCCTTCATCGTCTCGCGGGCCGTGGGGGCGGGGATGGTGGTCCGGGGGAGGGGGAGCATCATCCACGTCGCCACCTTCCTCGGGGAGCGCGGCCACCGGGCCGCGCGGGCGGCCTACAACGCGAGCAAGGCGGGGGTGGCGGGCCTGGCGCGTGCGCTCTCGGTCGAGTGGGGCCCCTACGGGGTGCGGGTGAACTGCATCTCGCCGGGGGCCCACCGCACGCCGATGTCCGCCCAGGCGCTTTCGAACCCCGAGACGGAGAGGCGGCTCAGGGAGAAGACGGTCCTCGGCCGGGTCGGGGAGGCGGAGGACATCATGGGCCTGTGCGTCTTCCTGGCCTCGGACGCTTCCTCCTATCTGACGGGCGTGAACATCTACGAGGACGGGGGCGGCTGGATCTAG
- a CDS encoding peptide ABC transporter substrate-binding protein, which yields MLVKRLLLLVPLAVIVLLLQSYFWVPTFSDQVKGSDARLRQYIEGSIGDAQILNPILYTDASSGRIVSLVLDGLIDRDENLNYRGRLATSWEIYEEAYFVPRPGGPSAGDLRERIERARAAGRPEWARNITRAEVIPPAEEKNILAVPKGRGQRGFDQVPVAVAYPERVKLTLKEVDQDLFDRLKALLGPDAFATDPAPYLKSELQGPARQRAASEVHLTEHNPVIVFRLRKGVLFHDGHEFDSGDVRFTYEAIMNPANLSPRVADYEPVKRVETPDRHTVRVVYKRLYSPAFGTWGMGMLPEHLLNAKALAEEARRRNQDPAKFTMRDSGFNRHPVGTGAFRFLEWRSDEVIRLARFEKYWEGAPNYEEYIYRIIPDPLTQELEFYSGSVDSYSAEPHQVRRLRRDPRFQSFSGLAFGYTYIGFNLRRPPFGDARVRRALTMAVNTRQIREFLLYGEGEDITGPFVKQSDHYNHGVKPLPYDPRAAERLLHEAGWKKTNGVMRKDGKPLQFTLVTNHGNEVRKAIAVAVQDAWKRVGVPVRVDLVEWAVFIQKYINTLNFDAVILGWQMGLDPDLFQIWHSSQTGPGQLNFVGYSNPRADELIIKIRQEYDLKKQVGYAHELHRIIYEDQPYSFLYVSKWTALLDRKIVIAEKGPDGKTRYRKITPTKTGSHTFHFNKWLKLPQVPELEG from the coding sequence TTGCTGGTCAAGCGGCTTCTCCTGCTTGTCCCGTTGGCGGTCATCGTCCTCCTGCTCCAGTCCTACTTCTGGGTCCCCACCTTCAGCGACCAGGTGAAGGGCAGCGACGCCCGCCTGCGCCAGTACATCGAGGGCTCGATCGGGGATGCCCAGATCCTCAACCCCATCCTCTACACGGACGCCTCCAGCGGCCGGATCGTCAGCCTCGTCCTCGACGGGCTCATCGACCGGGACGAGAACCTGAACTACCGCGGCCGGCTGGCCACCTCCTGGGAGATCTACGAGGAAGCCTACTTCGTCCCGCGCCCGGGCGGGCCCTCGGCCGGGGACCTCAGGGAGCGGATCGAGCGGGCCCGCGCGGCCGGCCGGCCGGAGTGGGCGCGCAACATCACCCGGGCCGAGGTGATCCCGCCGGCGGAGGAGAAGAACATCCTGGCCGTCCCCAAGGGCCGCGGCCAGCGGGGCTTCGACCAGGTTCCCGTGGCCGTGGCCTACCCGGAGCGGGTCAAGCTCACCTTGAAGGAGGTGGACCAGGACCTCTTCGACCGCCTGAAGGCCCTCCTGGGGCCGGACGCCTTCGCCACGGACCCAGCGCCCTACCTCAAGAGCGAACTGCAGGGCCCCGCCCGGCAGCGGGCGGCGTCGGAGGTCCACCTGACCGAGCACAACCCGGTCATCGTCTTCCGCCTCCGCAAGGGCGTCCTCTTCCACGACGGCCACGAGTTCGACTCGGGCGACGTCCGTTTCACCTACGAAGCCATCATGAACCCGGCCAATCTCTCCCCCCGCGTGGCGGACTACGAGCCCGTCAAGCGGGTCGAGACGCCGGACCGCCACACCGTCCGGGTGGTGTACAAGCGCCTCTACTCCCCCGCCTTCGGCACCTGGGGCATGGGCATGCTCCCCGAGCACCTCCTCAACGCGAAGGCCCTCGCCGAGGAGGCCCGGCGGCGGAACCAGGACCCGGCCAAGTTCACCATGCGCGACAGCGGCTTCAACCGGCACCCCGTCGGCACGGGGGCCTTCCGCTTCCTGGAGTGGCGCTCGGACGAGGTCATCCGCCTGGCGCGCTTCGAGAAGTACTGGGAGGGCGCCCCGAACTACGAGGAATACATCTACCGGATCATCCCGGACCCCCTCACCCAGGAGCTCGAGTTCTACTCCGGCTCGGTGGACAGCTACTCGGCCGAGCCCCACCAGGTCAGGCGGCTGCGGCGGGACCCGCGCTTCCAGTCATTCTCGGGCCTCGCCTTCGGCTACACCTACATCGGCTTCAACCTGCGCCGGCCCCCCTTTGGCGACGCGCGGGTGCGGCGGGCGCTGACGATGGCCGTCAACACCCGCCAGATCCGGGAGTTCCTCCTCTACGGCGAGGGGGAGGACATCACGGGGCCCTTCGTGAAGCAGAGCGACCACTACAACCACGGCGTGAAGCCCCTGCCCTACGACCCCCGCGCGGCCGAGCGGCTCCTCCACGAGGCGGGCTGGAAGAAGACGAACGGGGTGATGCGGAAGGACGGCAAGCCCCTCCAGTTCACCCTCGTCACCAACCACGGCAACGAGGTGCGCAAGGCCATCGCCGTGGCGGTGCAGGACGCATGGAAGCGCGTCGGCGTGCCGGTCCGGGTGGACCTGGTGGAGTGGGCGGTCTTCATCCAGAAGTACATCAACACGCTGAACTTCGACGCCGTGATCCTGGGCTGGCAGATGGGCCTCGACCCGGACCTCTTCCAGATCTGGCACTCGAGCCAGACCGGCCCCGGCCAGCTCAACTTCGTGGGCTACAGCAACCCCCGGGCGGACGAGCTGATTATCAAGATCCGCCAGGAGTACGACCTGAAGAAGCAGGTGGGCTACGCCCACGAGCTGCACCGCATCATCTACGAGGACCAGCCCTACAGCTTCCTCTACGTCTCCAAGTGGACGGCCCTCCTGGACCGCAAGATCGTCATCGCCGAGAAGGGCCCGGACGGGAAGACGCGCTACCGGAAGATCACCCCGACCAAGACGGGCAGCCACACCTTCCATTTCAACAAGTGGCTCAAGCTGCCCCAGGTCCCCGAGCTCGAGGGCTAG
- the def gene encoding peptide deformylase has protein sequence MAILKVSRLGHPVLRQAARAVTAEELKSPDFLQLIESMVETMGEYGGVGLAAPQVHFALRLFVMQPNPEEESTLRVAVNPKITPLGQETEEEWEGCLSIPDLHGRVLRFRRLRLEALDARGKRYEEELEGFPARVCQHEYDHLDGVVFLDRMKDFATLTFGEEYRRYWSVPPERKGE, from the coding sequence ATGGCCATCCTGAAGGTGTCCCGGCTCGGCCATCCGGTGCTGCGCCAGGCGGCGCGGGCGGTCACCGCGGAGGAGCTCAAGAGCCCGGATTTCCTCCAGCTAATCGAGAGCATGGTCGAGACGATGGGGGAGTACGGCGGGGTGGGGCTGGCGGCGCCCCAGGTCCACTTCGCGCTGCGGCTCTTCGTCATGCAGCCGAACCCGGAGGAGGAGTCCACCCTGCGGGTGGCGGTGAATCCGAAAATCACGCCCCTCGGCCAGGAGACGGAGGAGGAGTGGGAGGGCTGCCTGAGCATCCCGGACCTGCACGGGCGGGTGCTCCGCTTCCGCCGGCTGCGCCTCGAGGCGCTGGACGCCCGCGGCAAGCGATATGAGGAGGAGCTGGAGGGCTTCCCCGCCCGGGTCTGCCAGCACGAGTACGACCATCTGGACGGGGTGGTGTTCCTGGACCGGATGAAGGATTTCGCCACACTGACGTTCGGCGAGGAGTACAGGCGCTACTGGAGCGTTCCCCCCGAACGAAAGGGCGAATGA
- a CDS encoding phosphoglycerate dehydrogenase, whose product MAKGIAWITTTWIQGLADPMSYLRPLEAAGLEVRIDSTGREPTEEEMLRKLPGVVVSMPSNDPFNERTLAAADSLRLVARTGVGVNSIDLEACTRHGVVVTYAPGQNAVSVSEHTFGLILSVARRICLLNERVRRGEWGALRVPIPPLTGKTLGIIGLGNVGKNVARRAVAFGMEVLAHDLVRDERFAAETGVYYKPLDEVIRRADYLTCHVPLTNLTRGMIGRGVLRRMKPTAFLINTARGPVVDLDALAEELPRGTIRGAALDVFPQEPPKQPHPVFGLDNVVVTPHMAGLGEDACENSLRHAVHCTLEFLAGRRPPDVVNPEALDQPGVRR is encoded by the coding sequence GTGGCCAAAGGAATCGCTTGGATCACGACGACGTGGATTCAGGGGCTCGCGGACCCCATGAGCTACCTCCGGCCCCTGGAGGCGGCGGGCCTGGAGGTCCGCATCGACTCTACGGGACGGGAGCCGACCGAGGAGGAGATGCTCCGGAAGCTCCCCGGCGTGGTCGTCTCCATGCCCAGCAACGATCCCTTCAACGAGCGCACCCTGGCCGCCGCCGACAGCCTCCGCCTCGTGGCCCGCACGGGGGTGGGCGTGAACAGCATCGACCTCGAAGCCTGCACCCGGCACGGGGTGGTGGTCACCTACGCCCCCGGCCAGAACGCCGTCTCCGTCTCGGAGCACACCTTCGGCCTCATCCTCTCCGTCGCGCGGCGCATCTGCCTCCTCAACGAAAGGGTCCGCCGGGGCGAATGGGGCGCGCTCCGGGTGCCTATCCCCCCCCTGACGGGCAAGACGCTCGGCATCATCGGCCTGGGCAACGTGGGCAAGAACGTCGCCCGGCGCGCGGTGGCCTTCGGGATGGAGGTCCTGGCCCACGACCTGGTGCGCGACGAGCGCTTCGCCGCCGAAACCGGGGTTTACTACAAGCCGCTGGACGAGGTGATCCGGCGCGCGGACTACTTGACCTGCCACGTGCCCCTGACGAACCTCACGCGGGGCATGATCGGCCGCGGCGTGCTCCGGCGCATGAAACCCACCGCCTTCCTCATCAACACCGCCCGGGGACCCGTCGTGGACCTCGACGCCCTGGCCGAGGAGCTCCCGCGCGGCACCATCCGGGGCGCGGCGCTGGACGTCTTCCCTCAGGAGCCCCCCAAGCAGCCCCACCCCGTCTTCGGGCTCGACAACGTCGTCGTCACCCCGCATATGGCGGGGCTGGGAGAGGACGCCTGCGAGAACTCGCTGCGCCACGCCGTCCACTGCACGCTGGAGTTCCTGGCCGGCCGGCGGCCTCCCGACGTTGTGAACCCCGAGGCGCTCGATCAGCCGGGGGTGAGGCGATAA
- a CDS encoding triose-phosphate isomerase has product MRTPLVAGNWKMNKTIAEGHALAQAVAQGRAGMAGAKGGAEVVLAPPFLALPAVAGAVKGTGVGVAGQNCSAEKDGAFTGEVSVSMLKDAGATHVILGHSERRELMGETDAQVARKAAAALAGGLVPIVCLGEALPVREAGKTLEHVGRQVQESILSAFPSPPQGLIVAYEPVWAIGTGRTATPAQAQEVHAFIRERLQKTYGVDWAAKTRILYGGSVKPDNAAELFAQPDIDGGLIGGASLKSGDFLAIVGAASSVRKA; this is encoded by the coding sequence ATGCGCACGCCCCTAGTGGCCGGGAACTGGAAGATGAACAAGACCATCGCCGAGGGCCACGCCCTCGCCCAGGCCGTGGCCCAGGGCCGCGCCGGCATGGCGGGCGCGAAGGGGGGCGCCGAGGTGGTGCTGGCCCCGCCCTTCCTGGCCCTCCCGGCCGTGGCCGGGGCGGTGAAGGGGACGGGGGTCGGGGTGGCCGGCCAGAACTGCTCCGCCGAGAAGGACGGCGCCTTCACCGGCGAGGTGAGCGTCTCCATGCTCAAGGACGCCGGGGCCACCCACGTCATCCTGGGGCACAGCGAGCGCCGGGAGCTCATGGGCGAGACGGACGCCCAGGTGGCCCGGAAGGCCGCCGCGGCGCTGGCCGGAGGCCTCGTCCCCATCGTCTGCCTGGGGGAGGCTCTTCCCGTCCGGGAGGCGGGCAAGACCCTGGAGCACGTGGGGCGGCAGGTGCAGGAGTCCATCCTGAGCGCCTTCCCCTCCCCGCCGCAGGGGCTCATCGTGGCCTACGAGCCCGTCTGGGCCATCGGGACGGGCCGGACCGCCACCCCGGCGCAGGCCCAGGAAGTCCACGCCTTCATCCGGGAGAGGCTCCAGAAAACCTACGGGGTGGACTGGGCCGCGAAAACGCGTATCCTGTACGGAGGAAGCGTGAAGCCCGACAACGCCGCTGAACTGTTCGCCCAGCCGGACATCGACGGAGGCCTGATCGGAGGCGCCAGCCTGAAGAGCGGGGACTTCCTCGCCATCGTGGGCGCCGCCTCCTCCGTCCGAAAGGCATAA